Within the Microbacterium terricola genome, the region GACCGCGTGGCGGTCGGCGAGCCGGGCGAGCGGCGCGAGGAACCACGTGCCGAGCGAGTCGGCGTTGACGGCGAGGGGGATGCTCACCGGCGCCCCGTCGTCCTCCCCCGCACCGAGGTCGGCGAGGGCGTCATGCTCGAGCAGGGCGAGCTGACGCGCGAGGCGCACGACCGCTGCGCCCGCCTCGGTCGCCCTCGCGGGCTTGGAGCGCACGAGCACCACCCGTCCGAGCGCCTGCTCGAGCGCCTTGATGCGCTGGCTCACCGCAGAGGGAGTGATGCGCAGACGCCGGGCGGCAGCATCCAGCGTCCCCTCGTCGATGATGGCGGCGAGGGTCTCGGCGGCTTCAGCGGGAATGCGCACATCAGCAATGCTAATGGTGCTGAAGAATCTTCAGCTGGCCTGATGAGACGGATGCGCCTAACGTCAGAGAGTGCTCTCCCCCGTCCTCGCCGGCCTCGGCCTCGGCTTCTCGCTCATCGTCGCCATCGGCGCGCAGAATCTCTTCGTCCTGCGTCAGGGCATCCGCCGCGAGCATGCCGTCCTGGTTGCCGCGCTGTGCGCCGCGTCCGATGCGGTGCTCATCGTGCTGGGCGTCTCGGGCATCGGCGTCATCCTGCAGACCGCTCCCTGGCTGGTCGTCGTGGTGCGCTGGCTGGGCGCGGCGTTCCTGATCGGCTACGGTCTCCTCGCCGCGCGCCGGGTATGGCGCCCGAGCGGCACCGGCCTCGCGCTGCCGGACCAGCCGGCGGAGACGGGCACAGCGGCCGCGCAGCCCGCCACGTCGGCGGCGACGCTCACCCGCACGCGCGTGGCACCCGTCGTGCTGACCTGCCTCGCGCTCACCTGGCTGAATCCGCATGTCTACCTCGACACGCTGTTCCTGCTCGGCTCGATCGCGAACACTCACGGCGAAGGGCGGTGGGCCTTTGCGCTCGGAGCCGCGACCGCGAGCGTGGTGTGGTTCTTCTCGCTCGCGATCGGCGCCCGCTACCTGGGGCGATGGCTGGCGACCCCGCGGGCGTGGCGCATCCTCGACGCCGTGATCGCGGTCGTGATGATCGTCCTCGGGCTGTCGCTGGTGCTCGCCGGCTGAGCTACCCGTCGATCTGGTCGCGGCGGAACGCGACCATCCGGCGGATCGCATCCTCGCGCAGCGGCGTCTCCGGCTGGAACCGCACCGTGCCCTTGTCGCGGTCGACTCCCACGAGCATGTCGGCGGCGGCCTCGATCGCCGCGGGGCTGAACGGGTACACGCCGATGTGGTTCTTGGCGCGCATGACCGAGATGAGCGACTTGCCGTGGTGCACGAGTGCCGGCATCCCGTATCCCTTGCCCTGCTCGGCCTCGGGGACGACCTCGCGGGCGATGTCGTAGACCCGCTCCACCGCCTCCCGGTCGTCCGGATCCAGGTCGGCCAGGTAGTCGTCGATCGTGCCCATGCCGCTCATCCTGTCGTGTGCAGCACCCGCGCGGCAAGATGGAGCCATGCGACGCGTGCACGTCCTCGTCTCCGGCGAGGTCCAGGGGGTGGGCTACCGGTACACGCTGCGCATGGTCGCCGCCGACAGCGGCGTGTCCGGCTGGACCCGCAACCTGCGCGACGGCACGGTCGAGGCGGAGATCGAAGGTGCGGCGGATGCTGTCGACGCCGTCCTCGCGTGGATGGCCGAGGGCCCTCCCGGCTCGCGGGTCTCCGGCGCGCAGGTCACCGACATCGCCGCCGCCGGCTCCACAGGCTTCGAGGTCCGCCGCGACGGCTAGGCCCGGGAACGACGAAGGGCCCCGCCTGACGGCGGAGCCCTTCGCGTGAACGATCTGAGATCAGATGGCGTTGACGTCCAGCGGGATGCCGGGGCCGAACGTGGTCGACACGGCGCCCTTCTGGATGTAGCGGCCCTTCGAGCTCGACGGCTTGAGGCGGACGATCTCCTCGAGCGCAGCCTTCAGGTTCTCGTCGAGCTGCTCGGCCGAGAACGAGGCCTTGCCGACGACGAAGTGCACGTTGGCGTGCTTGTCGACGCGGAACTCGATCTTGCCGCCCTTGATCTCCTCGACGGCCTTCGCCGCGTTGGGGGTCACGGTGCCGGTCTTCGGGTTCGGCATCAGGCCGCGGGGGCCGAGCACCTTGCCGAGACGACCGACCTGGCCCATGAGCTCGGGCGTCGAGACGGCCGCGTCGAACGCGGTCCAGCCTGCGGCGACCTTCTCGATGAGCTCGGCGCCGCCGACCTCGTCCGCACCGGCGGCGATGGCAGCCTCAGCGGCCGGGCCGGTGGCGAACACGATGACGCGGGCGGTCTTGCCGGTGCCGTGGGGCAGGATGACGGTGCCGCGCACCATCTGGTCCGCCTTGCGGGGGTCGACAGCGAGCTTGAGCGCGACCTCGACGGTCGAGTCGAACTTCGCCGAACCGGTCTCCTTCGCCAGGGCGACGGCCTCGGTGGGCGTGTAGAACTTGTCGGCAGCGATCTTCGCTGCAGCGGCCTGGTAGGCCTTGGACTTGGTAGCCATGTTTCCTATCCCCCTCAGTCCTCGACCGTGATGCCCATGGAACGGGCGGTGCCCGCGATGATCTTCGAGGCGGCCTCGATGTCATTCGCGTTCAGGTCGGGCTGCTTCGTCTCTGCGATCTGACGCACCTGCTCCTTGGTGAGCTTTGCCACCTTGGTCGTGTGCGGGGTCGGCGAACCCTTCGCGACGCCAGCGGCCTTCTTGATGAGCTCGGCTGCCGGCGGGGTCTTCAGAATGAACGTGAAGCTGCGGTCCTCGTAGACGGTGATCTCCACGGGGATGACGTTGCCGCGCTGCGACTCGGTCGCGGCGTTGTACGCCTTGCAGAACTCCATGATGTTGACGCCATGCTGACCGAGCGCGGGCCCGATCGGCGGCGCCGGGTTGGCTGCACCGGCGTTGATCTGAAGCTTGATCAGGCCGGTCACCTTCTTCTTCGGTGCCATTTCCTCTTCCTTTCCTCGAGGCATCCGGCCCCGTGAAGGGCGCTGATGCTCTCTCCCGCACGTCCGGCACTTCCGGACAGCGGTTCCCCCTTCGGCTCTTCACCGAAGGGAAGTCTGCTGTTACTGCTTGGTGACCTGGTCGAACGAGAGCTCGACCGGGGTCTCGCGCTCGAAGAGCGAGACGAGCACGGTGAGCTTGCCGCTCTCGGGCTTGATCTCGCTGATCGAACCGGGCAGGCCCGCGAACGAGCCCTCCTTGATCGTGATGGTCTCGCCGATCTCGAAGTCGACCTCGGTGATGACGCTGCGCGCCACGGCCTGGCCGCCCTTGCCTGCGCCGCCCTTGGCCGGAGCGACCTCCTTGACCTCGACGAGCGACTTCAGCATGTTGAAGGCCTCTTCGAAGCGCAGCGGCGTCGGGTTGTGGGCGTTGCCGACGAAGCCGGTGACGCCGGGCGTGTGGCGGACGACCGACCAGGTGTCTTCGGTCAGCTCCATGCGCACGAGCACGTAGCCCGGGATGCGCACGCGGGTGACCATCTTGCGCTGGCCGTTCTTGATCTCGACGACGTCCTCCATCGGGACCTCGACCTGGTAGATCTCCTCTTCGACCTCGAGCGTCGACTTGCGCTGCTCGATGTTGGCCTTGACCTTGCGCTCGAAGCCGGCGTACGAGTGGATGACGTACCACTTGCCCTCGAGCGAGCGGAGCTCGGCGCGGAAGGCCTCGTACGGGTCCTCCTCCGCATCCTCGTCCTCGTCCTCGTCGGCGGGCAGCTCGTCCTCGTCGCCGTTCACGTCGGGACCGTCGTACGGGGTCACCTCTTCGGCCGCCTCGGCGCTGCGCTCGGCAGCCTCCTCGGCGATCGAGTCGTTGAGCACCTCGGCGGCGGCCTCGACCTCTGCGGTCTCGTCGATGTCGAGTGCGTCGTTCACGATGGCGTCGGCCTCCGGGTCGTCGATGTCGATGTCTTCGTCGTCAGTGTCGTCGAGGTCGTCGTCCTCGTCCTCGATGTGCAGTGCGGCGTGCTCGGCGGGAACGCTCGCGTTGAGCTCCTCGGCCAGCACGTTGCCTTCCTGCGCTTCGTCGTCCTCGCTGGACTGCTCTGCGGCGGTCGCCCAGTCGGCGTCGTCGACATATCTTTCAGACACTTGGTTCTCTTCCGTTTCGACACAGGGCGGATGCTGCGACCCGCCCGGTCAGGATGGTCAGGCTGGGACGCCGAAGACGACCGATGTGACCCACACGAACAGCAGGTCGAGGCCGTACACGATCGCCATCATGACCACGACGAATCCGAGGACCACCGCGGTGAACTTGCCCAGCTCCTGACGGGTCGGGGTGACGACCTTGCGAAGCTCGGCGAAGACCTGACGGATGAACAGAGCGATGCGCGCGAAGAAGTTCAGCTTCTTCTCGCGGGGTGCCGCGCTCGTGGCGACAACCTCGCCCTTCGGCTCGTCCTGGACCATCAACCCACCTGACTAGTTTTCGTGAATCAGCCTGCGCTGATGCGCAGGGCGGACAGGAATCGAACCTGCAACCTGCGGTTTTGGAGACCGCTGCTCTGCCAATTGAGCTACCGCCCTAGAGACCCTGGGGCCCCTGGTTGCCCGCACTCTTCCGCCGTGATCTTGTGGAGGGGATCCTGCCCGGCACAGCGGGCATGGCAAAAGAATGCAGACTTCAACTGCACATCCCAGTGTACGGCATGCCCCGACGACCCGCGAATCCCGGCGGCCGTCGGGCGCGCCCCGGTCAGTACTGCTGGATGCCGTACCGGTCGGGTTCGGGAGCGCGTTCGAACGCGCGCCCGGACAGCGACGACGGGGCGATCCGCACGTAGTTGTACTTCAGCGTGGGGATCCACGGTCGCAGCAGCAGGCCGTCGGCACGCTCGACCTCTTCCGTCGTGTCGAGGCGGTGGGCGCTCCCGCGCACCACCACGCTCCACGCTTCGGTTTCGGAGTGATCGTCGACCTCGAAGAGCACCTCGTCGTTGATGCTCAGCTCGAACAGCTTGCTGCCCTCGGCCGTGCGGAACAGGATGCTGTCGCCGTCCATCGTGTAGTTGACCGGGAAGATGTCGAGCACGTCACCGACATGGGTGACCAGGCGTCCGAGTTCCTGCCCTCGCAGGCGCTCGCGGCACTCGTCGTCGGTGAGCACGGTCACGTGGTGCGCTGACTCGTCCATGCCCCGATTGTCCTCCCACTGAGCGGTGCGCGCAGGCCGCGCACCGCTCAGTGGGAATCGGCTCAGGCCTGCGGCGCGATCCGGATGAGCTTCTTGTTGACGAACTCGTCGGCCGCCAGCAGGCCCATCTCGCGCGAGGTGCCGCTGCGCTTGACGCCGCCGAAAGGCAGCGCGGGCTCGTCGGCGAGCACGAGGTTGACGTAGACCATGCCGGCGTCGATCTTCTGGGCGACGCGGTCAGCCTGCTCCGCATCCGTGGTGAAGACGTACGAGCCGAGCCCGAACGGGGTGTCGTTCGCGACCGCGACCGCCTCGTCCTCGTCCGTGACTTTGTAGACGACGCCGACGGGGCCGAAGAACTCCTCGCGGTACGCATCCATGTCGCTCGTCACGCCGGTGAGGACCGTGCCCTCGTAGAACGCGCCGTCGCGGGTGCCGCCCGTGACGAGGGTCGCGCCCTGCGCGACGGCCTTGTCGACCTGCTCGGCGAGACGCTCCGCCGCCACGAGCGACGAGAGCGGGCCGAGCACGGTGTCGTCGTCGAACGGGTCGCCCACCTTCGCACCGCTCATCGCGGCGGTGAACTTCTCCAGGAAGCCGTCGTAGAGGTCCTCGTGGACGATGAACCGCTTGGCCGCGTTGCACGACTGCCCGGTGTTGTCCAGACGTGCGTCGACCGCCGCCTGCACGGCGCCGTCGAGGTCGTCGGTCGACAGCAGGATGAACGGGTCTGAGCCGCCCAGCTCGAGCGCGACCTTCTTGAGGTTGCGCCCGGCGACCTCGGCGACAGCGGCGCCGGCACGCTCGGAGCCCGTCACCGACACGCCCTGCACCCGCGGGTCGGCGATGATGTCGGCGGCCTGCTCGTTGGTGACGTAGACATTGACGTAGACGCCGTCGGGGAAGCCGGCGTCGCGGTAGATCGCGTCCATCGCGGCGGCCGACTCGGGGCACTGCTGGGCGTGCTTGAGGAGGATGGTGTTGCCGATCACGATGTTCGGCGCCGCGAACCGCGCGACCTGGTAGTACGGGAAGTTCCAGGGCATGATGCCGAGGAGCGGGCCCAGCGCGCTGCGACGGATCACCGCGCTGCCGTCGCCGTCGATCTCGAGCGTGGTGTCGCTCATGATCTTGTCGGCCTTGTCTGCGTAGTACTCCGTGATGTCGGCGGCGAAGTCGACCTCGCCGAGTGCGGCGGAGAGGGGCTTGCCCATCTCCCGCACGATGATCGCGGCGAGCTCGTCGCGCCGCTCGCGGTGCAGCTCGGCGACGCGGCGGATGAGGGCGGCGCGCTCGGCGACGGTGCTCGAACGCGACCAGTCGTCGAAGGCGCTCTTCGCGGAGGCGACCGCGTCCTCCACCTGCGCGTCGGTGAACGTCGGGTACTCCGCGAGTCGCTCCCCCGTGGCGGGGTTGATGACGGCGTAGTCGCTCATGGGTCTCTTCCGTTCCTCCCGCTCAGTCGGCGGGGATCAGCGTGTACTTGGTGGACAGGTATTCGTGGATGCCTTCGAGGCCGCCCTCACGGCCGACGCCGGACTGCTTGACACCGCCGAAGGGGGCGGCGGCGTTCGAGACGACGCCCACGTTCAGGCCCATCATGCCGGTCTCCAGACGGTCGATCATGCGATGACCGCGGGCGAGGTCCTGGGTGAACACGTACGACACGAGGCCGTACTCGGTGTCGTTCGCGAGTCGCACGGCTTCGTCCTCGTCCGAGAAGGTCGCGATCGCCAGGACGGGTCCGAAGATCTCCTCGCGCAGGATGTCGCTGCCTGCGGCGACCTCGGTGATCACGGTGGGCTCGAAGAACGTGCCCTCCCCCTCGATCGCCTTGCCGCCGGCGAGCACCGTGGCGCCCCGGGAGACCGCGTCGTCGACGAGGTCGACGGCCTTCGCGACCGCCTTGTCGTCGATGAGCGGACCGATCTGCACGCCGTCCTCGGTGCCGCGGCCGACCTTCATGGAGGCGACCCGCTCGGCGACGCGGGACGCGAAGTCGTCGGCGACCTTCTCGTGCACGATGAAGCGGTTCGCCGCCGTGCACGCCTGGCCGATGTTGCGGAACTTCGCGAGCATCGCGCCGTCGACCGCCTTGTCGATGTCGGCGTCGTCGAAGACCACGAACGGCGCGTTGCCGCCCAGTTCCATCGACACGCGCAGCACGCCTTCGGCCGCCTGGGCGATGAGCTTGCGCCCGACCTCGGTCGATCCCGTGAACGAGAGCTTGCGCAGGCGCGGGTCGGCGATGATCGGGCCGGAGACGGCGCTCGAGCTCGTCGTCGTGAAGACGTTGACGACCCCGGCGGGCAGACCAGCCTCGACGAGCAGCTTCACGAAGTACAGCGTGGTCAGCGGCGTGAGCTCCGGCGGCTTGATGACCACCGTGCAGCCGGCGGCGAGCGCCGGGGCGATCTTGCGGGTCGCCATCGCGAGCGGGAAGTTCCACGGCGTGATGAAGAACGACGGACCGACGGGCCGCTGCGAGACGACCATCCGCCCGGTGCCCTCGGGGTTGAGCCCGTAGCGGCCGGTGATGCGCACCGCCTCCTCGCTGAACCAGCGCAGGAACTCGCCGCCGTATCCGACCTCGCCGCGCGCCTCCGCGAGCGGCTTGCCCATCTCGAGGGTCATCAGGAGGGCCAGGTCCTCCTTGTGCTCCTGCACGAGGTCGAACGCGCGGCGCAGGATGTCGCTCCGGGTGCGGGGCGGCGTCGCGGCCCACGACTCCTGAGCCGCAACTGCGGCATCCAGGGCCTTGATGCCGTCGGCGGGCGAGGCGTCCGCGATGGTGTGGATGACGGCGCCGGTCGCGGGATCGCGCACATCGAAGGTGCGGCCCTCCGCA harbors:
- the rplA gene encoding 50S ribosomal protein L1 — protein: MATKSKAYQAAAAKIAADKFYTPTEAVALAKETGSAKFDSTVEVALKLAVDPRKADQMVRGTVILPHGTGKTARVIVFATGPAAEAAIAAGADEVGGAELIEKVAAGWTAFDAAVSTPELMGQVGRLGKVLGPRGLMPNPKTGTVTPNAAKAVEEIKGGKIEFRVDKHANVHFVVGKASFSAEQLDENLKAALEEIVRLKPSSSKGRYIQKGAVSTTFGPGIPLDVNAI
- a CDS encoding NAD-dependent succinate-semialdehyde dehydrogenase translates to MTNETEKTLLDAVPTQLFIGGEWTDAAEGRTFDVRDPATGAVIHTIADASPADGIKALDAAVAAQESWAATPPRTRSDILRRAFDLVQEHKEDLALLMTLEMGKPLAEARGEVGYGGEFLRWFSEEAVRITGRYGLNPEGTGRMVVSQRPVGPSFFITPWNFPLAMATRKIAPALAAGCTVVIKPPELTPLTTLYFVKLLVEAGLPAGVVNVFTTTSSSAVSGPIIADPRLRKLSFTGSTEVGRKLIAQAAEGVLRVSMELGGNAPFVVFDDADIDKAVDGAMLAKFRNIGQACTAANRFIVHEKVADDFASRVAERVASMKVGRGTEDGVQIGPLIDDKAVAKAVDLVDDAVSRGATVLAGGKAIEGEGTFFEPTVITEVAAGSDILREEIFGPVLAIATFSDEDEAVRLANDTEYGLVSYVFTQDLARGHRMIDRLETGMMGLNVGVVSNAAAPFGGVKQSGVGREGGLEGIHEYLSTKYTLIPAD
- a CDS encoding pyridoxamine 5'-phosphate oxidase family protein; translation: MDESAHHVTVLTDDECRERLRGQELGRLVTHVGDVLDIFPVNYTMDGDSILFRTAEGSKLFELSINDEVLFEVDDHSETEAWSVVVRGSAHRLDTTEEVERADGLLLRPWIPTLKYNYVRIAPSSLSGRAFERAPEPDRYGIQQY
- a CDS encoding NAD-dependent succinate-semialdehyde dehydrogenase — translated: MSDYAVINPATGERLAEYPTFTDAQVEDAVASAKSAFDDWSRSSTVAERAALIRRVAELHRERRDELAAIIVREMGKPLSAALGEVDFAADITEYYADKADKIMSDTTLEIDGDGSAVIRRSALGPLLGIMPWNFPYYQVARFAAPNIVIGNTILLKHAQQCPESAAAMDAIYRDAGFPDGVYVNVYVTNEQAADIIADPRVQGVSVTGSERAGAAVAEVAGRNLKKVALELGGSDPFILLSTDDLDGAVQAAVDARLDNTGQSCNAAKRFIVHEDLYDGFLEKFTAAMSGAKVGDPFDDDTVLGPLSSLVAAERLAEQVDKAVAQGATLVTGGTRDGAFYEGTVLTGVTSDMDAYREEFFGPVGVVYKVTDEDEAVAVANDTPFGLGSYVFTTDAEQADRVAQKIDAGMVYVNLVLADEPALPFGGVKRSGTSREMGLLAADEFVNKKLIRIAPQA
- a CDS encoding iron chaperone — encoded protein: MGTIDDYLADLDPDDREAVERVYDIAREVVPEAEQGKGYGMPALVHHGKSLISVMRAKNHIGVYPFSPAAIEAAADMLVGVDRDKGTVRFQPETPLREDAIRRMVAFRRDQIDG
- the secE gene encoding preprotein translocase subunit SecE — protein: MVQDEPKGEVVATSAAPREKKLNFFARIALFIRQVFAELRKVVTPTRQELGKFTAVVLGFVVVMMAIVYGLDLLFVWVTSVVFGVPA
- the rplK gene encoding 50S ribosomal protein L11 — encoded protein: MAPKKKVTGLIKLQINAGAANPAPPIGPALGQHGVNIMEFCKAYNAATESQRGNVIPVEITVYEDRSFTFILKTPPAAELIKKAAGVAKGSPTPHTTKVAKLTKEQVRQIAETKQPDLNANDIEAASKIIAGTARSMGITVED
- a CDS encoding acylphosphatase; the protein is MRRVHVLVSGEVQGVGYRYTLRMVAADSGVSGWTRNLRDGTVEAEIEGAADAVDAVLAWMAEGPPGSRVSGAQVTDIAAAGSTGFEVRRDG
- the nusG gene encoding transcription termination/antitermination protein NusG, which codes for MSERYVDDADWATAAEQSSEDDEAQEGNVLAEELNASVPAEHAALHIEDEDDDLDDTDDEDIDIDDPEADAIVNDALDIDETAEVEAAAEVLNDSIAEEAAERSAEAAEEVTPYDGPDVNGDEDELPADEDEDEDAEEDPYEAFRAELRSLEGKWYVIHSYAGFERKVKANIEQRKSTLEVEEEIYQVEVPMEDVVEIKNGQRKMVTRVRIPGYVLVRMELTEDTWSVVRHTPGVTGFVGNAHNPTPLRFEEAFNMLKSLVEVKEVAPAKGGAGKGGQAVARSVITEVDFEIGETITIKEGSFAGLPGSISEIKPESGKLTVLVSLFERETPVELSFDQVTKQ
- a CDS encoding LysE/ArgO family amino acid transporter, which encodes MLSPVLAGLGLGFSLIVAIGAQNLFVLRQGIRREHAVLVAALCAASDAVLIVLGVSGIGVILQTAPWLVVVVRWLGAAFLIGYGLLAARRVWRPSGTGLALPDQPAETGTAAAQPATSAATLTRTRVAPVVLTCLALTWLNPHVYLDTLFLLGSIANTHGEGRWAFALGAATASVVWFFSLAIGARYLGRWLATPRAWRILDAVIAVVMIVLGLSLVLAG